In the Nerophis ophidion isolate RoL-2023_Sa linkage group LG01, RoL_Noph_v1.0, whole genome shotgun sequence genome, one interval contains:
- the agtpbp1 gene encoding cytosolic carboxypeptidase 1 isoform X7 yields the protein MKMNKPKMASEKGVPSTSKVQILLAQLERMTGDSMLKDPEASRQITSKLLHLIQTQEKTGREVMSKGTSGMEVILSSLESTRDSQTTLNILCILSELLTLGKGRRVGAFVSKGGTGVLLRILISASREGHSSEELMLQLHSLLAKVGLKDRKLGVKARLSGAVNVTVNLIKKNLQNIKLLLPCLQVLRVYSVNMVNAISLGKSGAIELMFKILAPYSKKNTSLIKVTVDALAALLKSKTNARRAVEAGYVSTLLSLYMDWHRHDTWHRHTVIRKGLLCCLRNITNIRLGRRAFTNADGMRILYNSSSECLTVRTLDPLVNTSSLIMRKCFPKNRLPLPTIKSAFHHQLTHVLPSGPVAQLYSQPPGGRTNTQLCNEPLKKVDDVVDDSDDNEDMDADTEIDTENEEDEKDEKDPRSVNEDIEKDINKLHPQKSPSRPFEELKVYERFFVELTEDFQGHNIDCSTTAATTSSSSSARPSRPVIVPTAQALSPNHVTTQNSQVLCPPHKGRDPLSPPSTATAPLPPPALQLDTLRFSKELSKKEEMQQELLHALECVSVKAEAFLNADKHKGSSISTRKPSPSPLLLEGIAIRCLAGGGSDCGSEGTEDEGAVLEVPDTAQLLPLHDLDLYVEMVKGTHSVPQYTEVAYPDYFGHVAPTFREPLLERVYGVQRSKIFQDIERLIHPNEILDKLLYDLDVPSCPVIESDGESLKFNSQFESGNLRKAIQVRKYEYDLVLNSDINSNHHHQWFYFEVSGMRVATMYRFNIINCEKSNSQFNYGMQVLMYSVQEAIIGRPRWVRTGTDICYYKNHFARSSIATGGQKGKSYYTMSFSTSFRHKDDVCYFAYHYPYTYSSLKMHLFKLEAMRTPEIYLRQDVLCETLGGNSCPLLTITAMPESNSSDHICQFRNRPLIFLSARVHPGETNASWVMKGTLEFLMGASSQAASLREAYIFKIVPMLNPDGVVNGNDRCSLSGEDLNRQWQNPDAELHPTIYHTKSLLQYLAHTQRAPLVFCDYHGHSRKKNVFMYGCSVKETIWQTNISAASTELQEDLGYRALPKILSQIAPAFSMGSCSFVVERSKESTARVVVWREIGVQRSYTMESTVCGCDQGKYKGFQIGTRELEEMGAQFCVALLRLKRMTGVHNHQHLLDLESDLIGTQPKVVRLEIANFLVREIKGRCHSSPYLHHAKGSSSTQVFVYSTAESTRG from the exons AGAAGACTGGAAGGGAGGTGATGTCCAAAGGCACCAGCGGCATGGAAGTCATCCTGTCTTCACTCGAG AGCACCCGGGACTCCCAGACCACCCTGAACATCCTGTGCATACTCAGTGAGCTGCTGACGTTGG GCAAAGGACGGCGGGTGGGAGCATTTGTATCAAAAGGGGGAACAGGCGTCTTACTCCGCATTCTAATCAGCGCCAGTCGAGAGGGTCACTCCAGCGAGGAGCTCATGCTGCAGCTTCACTCCCTGCTGGCCAAGGTGGGCCTTAAAG ACAGGAAGTTGGGAGTTAAGGCGCGTCTGAGCGGCGCCGTGAACGTCACCGTCAACCTGATCAAGAAGAACCTGCAAAACATCAAGCTGCTCCTGCCCTGTTTGCAGGTTCTCAGGGTTTACTCTGTCAACA TGGTTAACGCTATATCGCTGGGCAAAAGCGGTGCGATCGAGCTCATGTTTAAGATTTTGGCGCCGTACAGCAAGAAGAACACCAGCCTGATCAA GGTCACTGTAGATGCACTGGCAGCTCTGCTCAAATCCA AGACCAATGCTCGCCGGGCGGTGGAAGCCGGCTACGTGTCTACCCTGCTGTCACTCTACATGGACTGGCATCGACACGATACGTGGCATCGTCACACTGTCATACGCAAAGGGCTTCTGTGCTGCCTGCGCAACATCACCAACATCAGACTGGGCAGGAGAGCGTTCACCAACGCTGACGGCATGCGGATACTCTACAACTCATCCAGT GAGTGCCTCACTGTGCGCACCCTGGATCCTCTGGTGAACACTTCAAGTCTCATCATGAGGAAGTGCTTCCCCAAGAACCGCCTGCCTCTGCCCACGATCAAGTCCGCTTTCCATCACCAGCTGACGCATGTCCTGCCCTCAGGGCCTGTGGCGCAATTATACAGCCAACCTCCCGGAG GAAGAACAAATACTCAACTCTGCAACGAGCCTTTAAAGAAGG TGGACGACGTGGTGGACGACAGCGACGACAACGAGGACATGGATGCAGACACGGAGATCGACACAGAGAACGAGGAGGACGAGAAGGACGAGAAGGATCCTCGTTCTGTG AATGAAGACATCGAGAAGGACATTAACAAGCTGCACCCCCAGAAGAGCCCGAGCCGACCTTTCGAAGAGTTAAAAGTTTACGAGAGGTTTTTCGTGGAGCTAACTGAAGACTTCCAG GGTCATAACATTGATTGCTCCACCACTGCCGCAACCACATCTTCATCCTCCTCAGCCCGACCATCCAGGCCAGTCATCGTGCCCACAGCTCAGGCCCTCTCCCCGAATCACGTGACCACGCAGAACTCTCAGGTGCTGTGCCCACCTCACAAAGGACGAGACCCCCTGTCGCCTCCCTCCACCGCCAcggctcctcttcctcctcccgcTTTACAGTTGGACACCCTCCGCTTCAGCAAGGAGCTAAGCAAAAAAGAGGAGATGCAGCAGGAGCTCTTACACGCGCTGGAATGCGTCTCCGTTAAAGCCGAGGCGTTTTTAAACGCGGACAAGCACAAAGGATCTTCCATCAGCACACGGAAACCCAGTCCTTCTCCTCTGCTTTTGGAGGGCATCGCGATCCGCTGTTTGGCTGGAGGAGGGTCAGACTGCGGGTCCGAGGGCACGGAGGACGAAGGCGCCGTCCTGGAGGTACCCGACACAGCCCAGCTTCTCCCGCTGCACGACTTGGACCTTTACGTGGAAATGGTGAAGGGGACTCATTCTGTCCCTCAGTACACTGAAGTGGCCTACCCAGACTACTTTGGACACGTGGCGCCCACGTTTAGGGAGCCCCTCCTGGAGAGAGTTTATGGCGTACAAAG GTCCAAGATTTTCCAGGATATCGAGAGGTTGATACACCCAAATGAAATCTTGGATAAATTACTTTATGACCTTGATGTTCCcag TTGTCCCGTGATTGAAAGCGATGGCGAGTCGTTGAAGTTCAACTCTCAGTTTGAGTCTGGCAACCTCAGGAAGGCCATTCAAGTCAGGAA GTATGAGTACGACCTGGTGCTGAATTCGGACATCAACAGCAACCACCATCACCAGTGGTTCTATTTTGAGGTGAGCGGCATGCGCGTTGCAACCATGTACCGCTTCAACATCATCAACTGTGAGAAGTCCAACAGTCAGTTCAACTACG gcATGCAGGTGCTGATGTACTCCGTTCAGGAGGCCATCATTGGCAGGCCTCGCTGGGTCAGGACAGGAACAGACATCTGTTACTACAA GAACCATTTTGCCAGGAGTTCTATTGCAACAGGCGGCCAGAAAGGGAAGTCGTACTACACAATGAGCTTCAGCACCAGCTTCAGACATAAGGATGACGTCTGCTACTTTGCCTACCATTACCCGTACACGTACTCGTCTCTTAag ATGCACCTGTTTAAATTGGAGGCGATGAGGACCCCCGAGATCTACCTGAGACAGGACGTCCTGTGCGAAACTCTGGGTGGAAACAGCTGCCCGCTCCTCACTATCACCGCCATGCCAGAGTCCAACTCCAGCGACCACATCTGTCAGTTTA GGAATCGTCCATTGATCTTCCTGTCAGCCAGAGTGCACCCCGGAGAAACCAACGCCAGCTGGGTGATGAAGGGCACGCTGGAGTTCCTGATGGGCGCCAGCTCGCAGGCCGCCAGCCTGAGAGAGGCCTACATCTTCAAGATAGTGCCCATGCTCAACCCTGACGGAGTCGTCAACGGAAA TGATCGCTGTTCTCTGAGCGGAGAAGACTTGAATCGCCAATGGCAAAACCCCGACGCTGAGCTCCACCCGACCATCTACCACACCAAGAGCCTGCTGCAATACCTCGCACACACGCAGAGAGCACCGCTG GTATTCTGTGACTACCACGGCCATTCCAGAAAAAAGAACGTATTCATGTACGGCTGCAGTGTAAAAGAAACAATCTGGCAGACTAACATCAGCGCAGCTTCCACTGAGCTACAGGAGGACCTTGGATACAgg GCCCTTCCAAAGATCCTCTCCCAGATTGCTCCGGCCTTCAGCATGGGCAGCTGCAGCTTTGTGGTGGAGCGCTCCAAAGAGTCGACGGCACGCGTGGTTGTGTGGAGGGAGATCGGTGTGCAGCGCAGCTACACCATGGAGAGCACCGTCTGTGGCTGTGACCAAGGCAAATATAAG GGCTTTCAGATTGGCACCAGGGAGCTGGAGGAGATGGGAGCCCAGTTCTGCGTGGCCCTGCTGAGGCTGAAGAGAATGACGGGTGTCCACAACCACCAACACCTGCTGGACCTGGAGAGCGACCTCATCGGCACGCAGCCCAAAGTGGTCAGGTTAGAAATCGCAAACTTCCTGGTTCGTGAAATAAAAGGACGGTGTCATTCATCGCCATATCTGCACCACGCTAAAGGGTCCTCCTCTACCCAG GTGTTTGtctactcaactgcagagagtaccagGGGTTAA
- the agtpbp1 gene encoding cytosolic carboxypeptidase 1 isoform X8 — protein sequence MKMNKPKMASEKGVPSTSKVQILLAQLERMTGDSMLKDPEASRQITSKLLHLIQTQEKTGREVMSKGTSGMEVILSSLESTRDSQTTLNILCILSELLTLGKGRRVGAFVSKGGTGVLLRILISASREGHSSEELMLQLHSLLAKVGLKDRKLGVKARLSGAVNVTVNLIKKNLQNIKLLLPCLQVLRVYSVNMVNAISLGKSGAIELMFKILAPYSKKNTSLIKVTVDALAALLKSKTNARRAVEAGYVSTLLSLYMDWHRHDTWHRHTVIRKGLLCCLRNITNIRLGRRAFTNADGMRILYNSSSECLTVRTLDPLVNTSSLIMRKCFPKNRLPLPTIKSAFHHQLTHVLPSGPVAQLYSQPPGGRTNTQLCNEPLKKVDDVVDDSDDNEDMDADTEIDTENEEDEKDEKDPRSVNEDIEKDINKLHPQKSPSRPFEELKVYERFFVELTEDFQGHNIDCSTTAATTSSSSSARPSRPVIVPTAQALSPNHVTTQNSQVLCPPHKGRDPLSPPSTATAPLPPPALQLDTLRFSKELSKKEEMQQELLHALECVSVKAEAFLNADKHKGSSISTRKPSPSPLLLEGIAIRCLAGGGSDCGSEGTEDEGAVLEVPDTAQLLPLHDLDLYVEMVKGTHSVPQYTEVAYPDYFGHVAPTFREPLLERVYGVQRSKIFQDIERLIHPNEILDKLLYDLDVPSCPVIESDGESLKFNSQFESGNLRKAIQVRKYEYDLVLNSDINSNHHHQWFYFEVSGMRVATMYRFNIINCEKSNSQFNYGMQVLMYSVQEAIIGRPRWVRTGTDICYYKNHFARSSIATGGQKGKSYYTMSFSTSFRHKDDVCYFAYHYPYTYSSLKMHLFKLEAMRTPEIYLRQDVLCETLGGNSCPLLTITAMPESNSSDHICQFRNRPLIFLSARVHPGETNASWVMKGTLEFLMGASSQAASLREAYIFKIVPMLNPDGVVNGNDRCSLSGEDLNRQWQNPDAELHPTIYHTKSLLQYLAHTQRAPLVFCDYHGHSRKKNVFMYGCSVKETIWQTNISAASTELQEDLGYRALPKILSQIAPAFSMGSCSFVVERSKESTARVVVWREIGVQRSYTMESTVCGCDQGKYKGFQIGTRELEEMGAQFCVALLRLKRMTGVHNHQHLLDLESDLIGTQPKVVRVLLYPGVCLLNCREYQGLN from the exons AGAAGACTGGAAGGGAGGTGATGTCCAAAGGCACCAGCGGCATGGAAGTCATCCTGTCTTCACTCGAG AGCACCCGGGACTCCCAGACCACCCTGAACATCCTGTGCATACTCAGTGAGCTGCTGACGTTGG GCAAAGGACGGCGGGTGGGAGCATTTGTATCAAAAGGGGGAACAGGCGTCTTACTCCGCATTCTAATCAGCGCCAGTCGAGAGGGTCACTCCAGCGAGGAGCTCATGCTGCAGCTTCACTCCCTGCTGGCCAAGGTGGGCCTTAAAG ACAGGAAGTTGGGAGTTAAGGCGCGTCTGAGCGGCGCCGTGAACGTCACCGTCAACCTGATCAAGAAGAACCTGCAAAACATCAAGCTGCTCCTGCCCTGTTTGCAGGTTCTCAGGGTTTACTCTGTCAACA TGGTTAACGCTATATCGCTGGGCAAAAGCGGTGCGATCGAGCTCATGTTTAAGATTTTGGCGCCGTACAGCAAGAAGAACACCAGCCTGATCAA GGTCACTGTAGATGCACTGGCAGCTCTGCTCAAATCCA AGACCAATGCTCGCCGGGCGGTGGAAGCCGGCTACGTGTCTACCCTGCTGTCACTCTACATGGACTGGCATCGACACGATACGTGGCATCGTCACACTGTCATACGCAAAGGGCTTCTGTGCTGCCTGCGCAACATCACCAACATCAGACTGGGCAGGAGAGCGTTCACCAACGCTGACGGCATGCGGATACTCTACAACTCATCCAGT GAGTGCCTCACTGTGCGCACCCTGGATCCTCTGGTGAACACTTCAAGTCTCATCATGAGGAAGTGCTTCCCCAAGAACCGCCTGCCTCTGCCCACGATCAAGTCCGCTTTCCATCACCAGCTGACGCATGTCCTGCCCTCAGGGCCTGTGGCGCAATTATACAGCCAACCTCCCGGAG GAAGAACAAATACTCAACTCTGCAACGAGCCTTTAAAGAAGG TGGACGACGTGGTGGACGACAGCGACGACAACGAGGACATGGATGCAGACACGGAGATCGACACAGAGAACGAGGAGGACGAGAAGGACGAGAAGGATCCTCGTTCTGTG AATGAAGACATCGAGAAGGACATTAACAAGCTGCACCCCCAGAAGAGCCCGAGCCGACCTTTCGAAGAGTTAAAAGTTTACGAGAGGTTTTTCGTGGAGCTAACTGAAGACTTCCAG GGTCATAACATTGATTGCTCCACCACTGCCGCAACCACATCTTCATCCTCCTCAGCCCGACCATCCAGGCCAGTCATCGTGCCCACAGCTCAGGCCCTCTCCCCGAATCACGTGACCACGCAGAACTCTCAGGTGCTGTGCCCACCTCACAAAGGACGAGACCCCCTGTCGCCTCCCTCCACCGCCAcggctcctcttcctcctcccgcTTTACAGTTGGACACCCTCCGCTTCAGCAAGGAGCTAAGCAAAAAAGAGGAGATGCAGCAGGAGCTCTTACACGCGCTGGAATGCGTCTCCGTTAAAGCCGAGGCGTTTTTAAACGCGGACAAGCACAAAGGATCTTCCATCAGCACACGGAAACCCAGTCCTTCTCCTCTGCTTTTGGAGGGCATCGCGATCCGCTGTTTGGCTGGAGGAGGGTCAGACTGCGGGTCCGAGGGCACGGAGGACGAAGGCGCCGTCCTGGAGGTACCCGACACAGCCCAGCTTCTCCCGCTGCACGACTTGGACCTTTACGTGGAAATGGTGAAGGGGACTCATTCTGTCCCTCAGTACACTGAAGTGGCCTACCCAGACTACTTTGGACACGTGGCGCCCACGTTTAGGGAGCCCCTCCTGGAGAGAGTTTATGGCGTACAAAG GTCCAAGATTTTCCAGGATATCGAGAGGTTGATACACCCAAATGAAATCTTGGATAAATTACTTTATGACCTTGATGTTCCcag TTGTCCCGTGATTGAAAGCGATGGCGAGTCGTTGAAGTTCAACTCTCAGTTTGAGTCTGGCAACCTCAGGAAGGCCATTCAAGTCAGGAA GTATGAGTACGACCTGGTGCTGAATTCGGACATCAACAGCAACCACCATCACCAGTGGTTCTATTTTGAGGTGAGCGGCATGCGCGTTGCAACCATGTACCGCTTCAACATCATCAACTGTGAGAAGTCCAACAGTCAGTTCAACTACG gcATGCAGGTGCTGATGTACTCCGTTCAGGAGGCCATCATTGGCAGGCCTCGCTGGGTCAGGACAGGAACAGACATCTGTTACTACAA GAACCATTTTGCCAGGAGTTCTATTGCAACAGGCGGCCAGAAAGGGAAGTCGTACTACACAATGAGCTTCAGCACCAGCTTCAGACATAAGGATGACGTCTGCTACTTTGCCTACCATTACCCGTACACGTACTCGTCTCTTAag ATGCACCTGTTTAAATTGGAGGCGATGAGGACCCCCGAGATCTACCTGAGACAGGACGTCCTGTGCGAAACTCTGGGTGGAAACAGCTGCCCGCTCCTCACTATCACCGCCATGCCAGAGTCCAACTCCAGCGACCACATCTGTCAGTTTA GGAATCGTCCATTGATCTTCCTGTCAGCCAGAGTGCACCCCGGAGAAACCAACGCCAGCTGGGTGATGAAGGGCACGCTGGAGTTCCTGATGGGCGCCAGCTCGCAGGCCGCCAGCCTGAGAGAGGCCTACATCTTCAAGATAGTGCCCATGCTCAACCCTGACGGAGTCGTCAACGGAAA TGATCGCTGTTCTCTGAGCGGAGAAGACTTGAATCGCCAATGGCAAAACCCCGACGCTGAGCTCCACCCGACCATCTACCACACCAAGAGCCTGCTGCAATACCTCGCACACACGCAGAGAGCACCGCTG GTATTCTGTGACTACCACGGCCATTCCAGAAAAAAGAACGTATTCATGTACGGCTGCAGTGTAAAAGAAACAATCTGGCAGACTAACATCAGCGCAGCTTCCACTGAGCTACAGGAGGACCTTGGATACAgg GCCCTTCCAAAGATCCTCTCCCAGATTGCTCCGGCCTTCAGCATGGGCAGCTGCAGCTTTGTGGTGGAGCGCTCCAAAGAGTCGACGGCACGCGTGGTTGTGTGGAGGGAGATCGGTGTGCAGCGCAGCTACACCATGGAGAGCACCGTCTGTGGCTGTGACCAAGGCAAATATAAG GGCTTTCAGATTGGCACCAGGGAGCTGGAGGAGATGGGAGCCCAGTTCTGCGTGGCCCTGCTGAGGCTGAAGAGAATGACGGGTGTCCACAACCACCAACACCTGCTGGACCTGGAGAGCGACCTCATCGGCACGCAGCCCAAAGTGGTCAG GGTCCTCCTCTACCCAG GTGTTTGtctactcaactgcagagagtaccagGGGTTAAATTGA